A genomic stretch from Halorhodospira halophila SL1 includes:
- a CDS encoding TonB-dependent receptor plug domain-containing protein, which produces MHPRQIRTIRPLFTYSSLVALVTLSAAVKADDPPAELPEVLVEPPEETEGSGTERSARQQSHRLHDLFRGDSETHVSGPRQAQRLYLRGIEGSQTQITIDGARQGRDLHNHRGGLSGIDPAFLRRADAEPGPPAADDGHGATGGSVRFETIDAGDLVDPETGYGGFARGVRGSAADSLTTSAAGAIQPTDRVGLLVGGSYTSLDDYRVGGGDIKEYTGYDDRNLLLRLNADDGHNQRVRLGYEENENRGELPMNAGDRVRGADGHIREDDIADQRMVRETTSLNYEYHPETRWVGLEFDLYRNKSEWENRDDDTGFLSDGVGGRLANTATLARGSLGPLGHSENRLTVGGDLYQDTGEADHGDILTYDAQGLFVQNRLESERLDLSFGLRGDWMETDYEQPGESVDFSELSTNARIGYWATPSTEIFAGYGESAQGRSETVALHLDRNIDTETRIDYDEPQTSTTAEAGIQSEQPLAGGYLELSGTLFRTDIDDLILYEYERPTNLGRQTPQSVYNLDEQITTEGYTLKAAWRGEDLYSALSFTHDKVRGLDSGNALGTSRPDARQQLVRTVGPQGDRLVWDNVYQLHPAFQVGYTLKMVADLERVIPGDGERDGYNIHDVQMRWQPPGETDVTVYFVVHNLFDEEYAGHTAIPQYEAGETVADSDYLREPGRDMRLGAKVQF; this is translated from the coding sequence ATGCACCCGAGACAAATCCGCACCATCCGGCCGCTGTTCACGTACTCCAGCCTGGTCGCGCTCGTTACACTCAGCGCGGCGGTCAAAGCCGATGACCCCCCGGCGGAACTGCCGGAGGTCTTGGTCGAACCCCCCGAGGAGACGGAAGGCAGCGGCACCGAGCGGAGCGCACGCCAGCAATCCCATCGCCTGCACGACCTCTTCCGTGGGGATTCCGAGACCCACGTCAGCGGCCCGCGGCAGGCCCAGCGCCTCTATCTGCGCGGCATCGAGGGCAGTCAAACCCAGATCACCATCGACGGCGCCCGCCAGGGCCGCGACCTGCACAACCACCGCGGCGGCCTGAGCGGGATCGACCCCGCCTTCCTGCGCCGGGCTGATGCCGAACCCGGTCCGCCGGCGGCCGATGACGGCCACGGGGCCACCGGAGGCTCCGTGCGCTTCGAGACCATCGACGCCGGCGACCTGGTCGATCCCGAGACCGGCTACGGGGGCTTCGCCCGCGGCGTTCGGGGCAGCGCCGCCGATTCCCTGACCACCAGCGCCGCGGGCGCCATCCAACCCACGGATCGCGTCGGCCTGCTGGTCGGGGGCAGCTACACTTCATTGGACGATTACCGCGTCGGCGGCGGGGATATCAAGGAGTACACCGGCTACGACGACCGCAACCTGTTGCTGCGGCTCAACGCCGACGACGGCCACAACCAACGGGTCCGCCTCGGCTACGAGGAAAACGAGAACCGGGGGGAACTGCCAATGAATGCCGGCGACCGGGTCCGGGGCGCCGATGGGCACATCCGCGAGGACGACATCGCCGACCAGCGCATGGTGCGGGAGACCACCAGCCTCAACTACGAGTACCACCCGGAAACGCGGTGGGTCGGCCTGGAGTTCGACCTCTATCGCAACAAGAGCGAATGGGAGAATCGCGACGACGATACCGGTTTCCTCAGCGACGGCGTCGGCGGCCGCCTGGCCAACACCGCCACCCTGGCACGGGGCTCACTCGGTCCCCTGGGCCACAGTGAGAACCGCCTGACGGTCGGCGGTGACCTGTACCAGGACACGGGTGAGGCGGACCACGGAGACATCCTGACCTACGACGCTCAGGGGCTGTTCGTGCAGAACCGGCTGGAGAGCGAGCGACTGGATCTATCCTTCGGGTTGCGCGGCGACTGGATGGAGACCGACTACGAGCAACCCGGCGAGTCGGTGGATTTCTCGGAACTCTCCACCAACGCCCGCATCGGCTACTGGGCCACCCCCTCCACGGAGATCTTCGCCGGCTACGGCGAGTCCGCCCAGGGCCGCTCCGAGACGGTCGCACTGCATTTGGACCGCAACATCGACACCGAAACGCGGATCGACTACGACGAGCCGCAGACCAGCACCACGGCGGAGGCCGGCATCCAATCCGAGCAACCGCTGGCCGGAGGCTATCTGGAGCTGTCGGGCACCCTGTTCCGGACCGACATCGACGATCTGATCCTCTACGAGTACGAGCGGCCGACGAACCTGGGACGACAAACGCCTCAGAGCGTCTACAACCTCGACGAACAGATCACCACGGAGGGCTATACCCTCAAGGCAGCGTGGCGGGGGGAGGACCTCTACAGCGCATTGAGCTTCACCCACGACAAGGTCCGCGGCCTCGACAGTGGCAATGCGCTAGGTACCAGCCGCCCCGATGCACGTCAGCAGCTGGTTCGGACGGTCGGCCCGCAGGGCGACCGCCTCGTCTGGGACAACGTCTACCAGCTCCACCCCGCCTTCCAAGTGGGCTACACCCTGAAGATGGTCGCCGATCTGGAGCGGGTGATCCCCGGGGATGGAGAACGTGACGGCTACAACATCCACGACGTGCAAATGCGGTGGCAGCCCCCGGGCGAGACGGATGTCACCGTTTACTTCGTAGTCCACAACCTGTTCGATGAAGAGTACGCCGGCCATACGGCGATACCGCAGTACGAAGCCGGAGAGACCGTGGCGGACAGTGACTACCTGCGGGAGCCGGGACGGGACATGCGCCTCGGCGCCAAGGTGCAGTTCTAG
- a CDS encoding cytochrome c, with translation MRCQTSFKKSFAAPVAGGLVLALVWVSGADEAAAEDRIAVEREAEEYFRYHERMRGFQQALRDILEDALDGDMEAVEAHALEAVPGGSPTEEGAQEQQGEPTEEEESRREARREATPRAFQGMMQETHGQFRNLAQDARELGDPAHTKRQLVGIQDVCVSCHSAYRFEKR, from the coding sequence GTGAGGTGCCAAACATCATTCAAGAAATCGTTCGCTGCTCCCGTCGCGGGAGGACTGGTACTGGCTCTGGTATGGGTGAGTGGTGCCGATGAGGCCGCAGCAGAAGATCGCATCGCGGTGGAGCGGGAGGCCGAAGAATACTTCCGCTACCACGAGCGCATGCGCGGTTTTCAGCAGGCACTCAGAGATATTCTGGAAGACGCGTTAGACGGGGATATGGAGGCCGTTGAAGCGCATGCCCTCGAGGCCGTTCCGGGTGGTTCGCCCACAGAGGAGGGGGCACAGGAGCAACAGGGCGAACCGACCGAGGAAGAGGAGTCCAGGCGGGAAGCGCGTCGTGAGGCGACCCCAAGAGCTTTTCAAGGCATGATGCAAGAGACACACGGTCAATTCCGAAATTTGGCTCAGGATGCCCGTGAACTTGGTGATCCGGCGCATACCAAGCGGCAGCTGGTCGGTATACAAGATGTGTGTGTCTCCTGCCACAGCGCCTACCGTTTCGAGAAGCGCTGA
- a CDS encoding TonB-dependent receptor domain-containing protein codes for MRVESSVDSLGRGSSREEFQRRQSSRSGELFRGDASATVGGGSRNAQRLYLRGVESNNLNVTVDGARQGRDLHQHRGGLTGLDPQLLDDVEVDTRPAADQGPGALGGSVRFRTVDAQQLLDPDEQTGARLRAGYATADSSEQGSATVFQRLGFDWGALAHVSGANRDDYETGGGDNMPYSGGGDRSYLLQASRMPVHGHELRLGVQRHSFEGDTLSGGAGSDFGDPRVEHRGEPEKQELRRDTWTVEHRYDPTDPNVDWQARVYRNDNRLKRLDQGTETRALEHGGDLRNTFSLNAGPTRHQLTAGFDYYTEDGRLEQDDGPRLSYTDRNFGAFLQNRMEWERLRLSSGLRFDDYTSALGERNPEGDAFSPNLSAELDLAAGWAVFGGYGEAARGPGGTMPIGWVQYIEEGNDDQSLKTEESRRSEGGLRYQGRGLVASRDRLNLEATVFETRIDNSLERVGGGPPHQSGVRLGQRDVRISGYELRAAWGVNAYDTRLSFLSAETEDDDGDPAGVSRRLAGSGGDRLVWDHRWAAHETLTLGYTLTWVGDDTDVPDDEPERDGYHLHDIQVQWQPWADEQVTLGVVVNNLFDEQYAEHTSLVSEQDGELIVRDEPGRDIRLEAALRF; via the coding sequence GTGCGTGTCGAGTCCAGCGTCGATTCGCTGGGGCGGGGCTCGAGCCGCGAAGAATTCCAGAGGCGCCAGTCCTCGCGCAGCGGCGAGCTCTTTCGGGGTGATGCGTCAGCCACCGTAGGGGGCGGCAGTCGCAACGCCCAGCGCCTCTACCTGCGCGGGGTTGAGTCAAACAACCTCAACGTGACCGTCGATGGTGCTCGGCAAGGTCGCGACCTCCACCAGCACCGTGGTGGCCTAACCGGTCTCGATCCGCAGCTGCTCGATGACGTGGAAGTCGATACGCGGCCTGCGGCGGATCAAGGTCCCGGCGCGCTGGGTGGCAGCGTACGCTTCCGGACGGTCGACGCGCAGCAGCTCCTCGATCCTGATGAGCAGACGGGTGCACGCTTGAGGGCCGGTTACGCAACAGCCGATTCTTCCGAGCAGGGATCAGCCACTGTCTTTCAGCGGTTGGGTTTCGATTGGGGCGCCCTCGCCCATGTGAGTGGGGCGAACCGGGACGATTACGAGACCGGGGGCGGTGACAACATGCCGTACTCGGGCGGAGGCGATCGTAGCTACCTGCTGCAGGCTAGCCGAATGCCTGTGCACGGGCATGAACTGCGCCTCGGTGTCCAGCGGCACAGCTTTGAGGGCGATACGCTCTCCGGTGGGGCGGGCAGTGATTTTGGCGATCCCCGGGTAGAGCACCGAGGGGAGCCGGAAAAACAGGAGCTGCGACGGGACACGTGGACGGTGGAGCACCGTTACGACCCCACCGACCCCAACGTGGACTGGCAGGCACGGGTTTATCGCAACGATAATCGGCTCAAACGTCTGGATCAGGGCACCGAGACGCGCGCACTTGAGCACGGCGGCGATCTTCGCAACACCTTCTCCCTCAATGCCGGACCGACGCGTCACCAGCTCACCGCGGGTTTCGACTACTACACCGAGGATGGTCGTCTCGAGCAGGACGACGGCCCGCGGCTGAGCTACACGGACCGCAACTTCGGTGCCTTCCTGCAGAACCGCATGGAGTGGGAACGACTCCGCCTTTCGAGTGGCCTGCGTTTCGATGACTACACCAGTGCCCTGGGAGAGCGGAACCCCGAGGGTGACGCTTTTTCCCCCAACCTGAGTGCAGAACTCGATCTTGCGGCGGGCTGGGCGGTCTTCGGCGGTTACGGGGAGGCAGCCAGAGGTCCTGGCGGCACAATGCCCATCGGCTGGGTGCAGTACATCGAAGAGGGCAACGACGATCAGTCTTTAAAGACCGAGGAGTCCCGCCGCAGCGAGGGCGGCCTGCGGTATCAGGGCCGGGGTCTGGTCGCCTCCCGTGATCGCCTGAACCTCGAGGCGACGGTTTTCGAGACGCGCATCGACAACAGCCTTGAACGCGTTGGCGGTGGTCCCCCGCACCAATCGGGTGTTCGTCTCGGGCAGCGCGATGTCCGGATCAGCGGCTATGAGCTGCGGGCCGCATGGGGGGTGAATGCCTATGACACGCGGCTGTCGTTCCTGAGCGCCGAGACGGAGGACGACGATGGCGACCCGGCTGGGGTTAGCCGTCGTCTGGCCGGAAGTGGTGGTGATCGTCTGGTCTGGGATCACCGTTGGGCGGCTCATGAAACCCTGACCCTGGGGTATACGCTCACCTGGGTGGGGGATGACACCGATGTACCTGACGATGAGCCGGAGCGCGACGGTTATCACCTTCACGACATCCAGGTCCAGTGGCAGCCGTGGGCGGATGAGCAGGTCACGCTGGGGGTGGTCGTGAACAACCTCTTTGACGAACAGTATGCCGAGCACACATCGCTGGTGTCGGAGCAGGATGGTGAGCTGATTGTTCGCGATGAGCCGGGGCGGGATATCCGCCTGGAAGCGGCGCTGCGTTTTTGA
- a CDS encoding homocysteine S-methyltransferase family protein: MTQERDVVLLDGGMGQELRRRSSQPVTPLWSAQVMLDEPDLVTAAHRDFIQAGARVITANTYSATPQRLARDGAPELFDSLHAAALDAARQARDASGQQDVRIAGCLPPLVASYRPDVAPNDADCLEGYRRMVEAQAQAQGVDLFICETMSLAREARAATEAAVESNLPVWVAFTVDDGDGTRLRSGESLIQAAQAVVAAGAERVLVNCAIPEAVTTAMGELTGLGVPFGGYANAFTSVAALQPGGTVDVLESRTDLDPAAYAEHALHWVEQGATLVGGCCEVGPAHIAELAERLTAAGYRVVSS; this comes from the coding sequence ATGACCCAGGAAAGAGATGTCGTACTGCTGGACGGCGGGATGGGCCAGGAGCTCCGGCGGCGCAGCAGTCAGCCCGTCACACCGCTTTGGTCGGCCCAGGTCATGCTGGACGAGCCCGATCTGGTCACCGCCGCCCATCGTGATTTCATCCAGGCCGGCGCGCGGGTCATTACGGCCAATACCTATAGTGCGACGCCGCAGCGCCTGGCCCGCGACGGGGCGCCCGAGCTGTTCGATTCGCTCCATGCCGCTGCGCTGGACGCGGCCCGCCAGGCGCGCGACGCGTCCGGTCAGCAGGATGTGCGCATCGCCGGTTGCCTGCCGCCGCTGGTAGCCAGCTATCGCCCGGATGTGGCACCGAACGACGCCGACTGCCTCGAGGGCTATCGCCGCATGGTGGAGGCCCAGGCCCAGGCCCAGGGCGTCGATCTTTTCATCTGCGAGACGATGTCCCTGGCCCGCGAAGCGCGGGCGGCGACCGAGGCAGCGGTCGAGAGCAACCTACCGGTGTGGGTGGCCTTCACGGTGGACGATGGCGACGGTACGCGCCTGCGCTCGGGCGAATCGCTAATCCAGGCGGCCCAGGCGGTTGTGGCCGCCGGTGCCGAGCGCGTGCTGGTCAACTGCGCCATCCCCGAAGCGGTCACCACCGCGATGGGTGAACTCACCGGACTGGGGGTGCCGTTCGGCGGGTATGCCAACGCGTTCACCTCCGTGGCCGCGCTTCAGCCCGGTGGTACCGTGGATGTGCTCGAGTCGCGCACGGATCTGGACCCGGCCGCCTACGCCGAGCACGCGCTTCACTGGGTGGAACAGGGCGCGACCCTGGTGGGCGGTTGCTGCGAAGTGGGCCCGGCCCATATCGCGGAACTGGCGGAGCGATTGACTGCTGCGGGGTACCGGGTCGTGTCTTCCTGA
- a CDS encoding MFS transporter: MSMRAVNATGFAILGAGLIAIAYGLARYAYGLFVPSIRSELGLSADAVGVVGSMAFISFCLASVVAPLIVDRLGARYSAVLSGLFALAGLTLISQAGDAITLGAGVFACGICTGLMMPALSSGVQTNIRPDLRGRVNAVMNAGTSAGLILCVPAVLLLSGAWRMAYGSFAVLAALGIVAALLLLPSASKVGGGKAKPAPLPLDTQRWLTVGRLTVFCFAMGVAGSAYWIFAPDLVVEIGGLSERLTGMLWLVVGIAGLAGAWASDLGDRLGAPATQAIALVALGAATALVAAAPGDVWMALVSAAVFGWAFMTLTGLYLVTGIRLLRERPSMGPVVPFLAITVGQAVGSPLVGWAIGNAGYVEAFLMFATLAVLIAAFSFLFPRPASDAADEGGEGAAESRMAAAPATSKRAMQDGQSETESI; the protein is encoded by the coding sequence ATGAGCATGCGAGCTGTCAATGCCACCGGTTTCGCCATCCTCGGCGCGGGGCTCATCGCCATCGCCTACGGGCTTGCGCGTTATGCGTACGGGTTGTTCGTCCCGTCGATTCGCTCGGAGCTCGGGTTGTCCGCCGACGCGGTCGGGGTCGTCGGATCCATGGCCTTTATCAGCTTCTGCCTGGCCAGCGTCGTGGCGCCACTGATTGTCGACCGGCTCGGCGCACGCTACTCGGCGGTGCTCTCCGGTCTGTTTGCTTTGGCCGGGCTGACCCTGATCAGCCAGGCCGGTGACGCGATCACCCTCGGCGCCGGGGTGTTTGCCTGCGGGATCTGTACCGGCCTGATGATGCCGGCCCTGTCCTCCGGCGTGCAGACGAACATTCGTCCGGACCTCCGCGGCCGCGTCAACGCCGTCATGAATGCCGGTACCAGTGCCGGCCTGATCCTCTGCGTGCCCGCCGTGCTTCTGCTCAGCGGCGCGTGGCGTATGGCCTACGGCTCTTTCGCGGTGCTCGCGGCCCTGGGCATTGTCGCGGCCCTCCTCCTGCTCCCTTCGGCCTCGAAGGTCGGTGGCGGAAAGGCCAAGCCGGCTCCCTTGCCGCTGGATACTCAGCGGTGGCTGACTGTCGGGCGGCTGACGGTGTTCTGCTTCGCCATGGGGGTGGCCGGTTCGGCCTACTGGATCTTCGCACCCGATTTGGTGGTCGAGATCGGCGGGCTGTCCGAGCGGTTGACCGGAATGCTCTGGCTCGTGGTCGGCATTGCCGGGCTCGCCGGCGCCTGGGCGAGCGACCTCGGCGATCGGCTGGGGGCGCCTGCCACCCAGGCCATCGCGTTGGTGGCTCTGGGGGCGGCGACGGCGCTGGTCGCCGCGGCACCGGGTGACGTGTGGATGGCACTGGTGTCGGCCGCCGTGTTCGGTTGGGCCTTCATGACCCTGACCGGGCTGTATCTGGTCACCGGCATCCGGCTGTTGCGCGAGCGCCCGTCCATGGGGCCGGTCGTGCCGTTCCTGGCCATCACCGTCGGGCAGGCTGTCGGATCGCCCTTGGTCGGGTGGGCCATCGGCAACGCGGGCTATGTGGAGGCGTTCCTGATGTTCGCAACGCTGGCGGTTCTGATTGCGGCCTTTTCGTTCCTGTTCCCCCGTCCTGCCAGCGACGCAGCGGATGAAGGGGGGGAGGGCGCGGCCGAGTCGCGGATGGCCGCGGCCCCTGCCACGTCGAAGCGGGCTATGCAGGATGGACAGTCCGAAACGGAATCCATCTGA
- a CDS encoding TetR/AcrR family transcriptional regulator yields MAGTKRDTLLDTAEQLFYREGFHATGVDRVIAEAGVARMTLYNHFPSKEALIQAVLARRYERYLDDLRNAADQAGAGDAVGALTEAHCRWLETTSNRGCIVIKAIGEFEQHQPAIAEQGRRLKRELLQVIGDAVSRDRSASDPPLAERLLLVLEGADALAPVLGAAAVTEHLRAILPAVLASRNEV; encoded by the coding sequence TTGGCAGGCACGAAACGAGACACCCTGCTCGACACCGCCGAGCAGCTCTTCTACCGAGAGGGGTTCCACGCCACGGGTGTCGACCGGGTCATCGCCGAGGCGGGCGTCGCCCGGATGACACTCTACAACCACTTCCCCTCGAAAGAGGCGCTGATCCAGGCGGTTCTCGCCCGTCGGTACGAGCGCTATCTCGACGATCTGCGTAACGCCGCGGACCAGGCGGGGGCAGGTGATGCCGTCGGGGCGCTGACCGAGGCGCACTGCCGCTGGCTGGAGACGACCTCGAACCGTGGCTGCATCGTGATCAAAGCCATCGGCGAGTTCGAGCAGCACCAGCCGGCCATTGCCGAGCAGGGGCGTCGGCTCAAGCGCGAGCTGCTCCAGGTCATCGGTGATGCGGTCTCCCGGGACCGCTCGGCGAGCGATCCGCCCCTTGCCGAGCGCCTGCTGCTGGTGCTGGAGGGCGCCGACGCGCTGGCGCCGGTCCTCGGTGCCGCCGCCGTGACCGAACACCTGCGGGCCATCCTCCCCGCCGTACTCGCCAGCCGGAACGAGGTATGA
- a CDS encoding outer membrane beta-barrel protein gives MKALTATTFLVGIVSAAPIVASAQDHSWPYGGTAGDREFSISGTGISDKNLDSSSFGASADIGWYLRDPLIVGARQSVNYASIEGESIKDDFWNGTTRGYLNYQFAPSERMRPFLGGSLGVIYGDGVKDSGFAGLELGGKYYVREKTYLLGRVEYQWLFSSSSDVDDAFRDDGAWAYTLGMGYNF, from the coding sequence ATGAAAGCCCTAACAGCAACAACCTTTCTCGTGGGCATCGTGAGCGCAGCCCCGATCGTAGCCTCCGCACAAGATCACTCTTGGCCGTACGGTGGTACCGCCGGTGATCGGGAGTTCTCCATTTCCGGCACAGGCATTAGTGACAAGAATCTCGACAGTAGCAGCTTTGGTGCCTCGGCCGATATCGGCTGGTATCTGCGTGATCCCCTCATTGTTGGCGCCCGGCAGAGCGTCAACTACGCCAGCATCGAAGGAGAGAGTATTAAAGACGACTTCTGGAACGGCACCACCCGTGGTTACCTCAACTACCAATTCGCGCCATCAGAGCGCATGAGACCATTCCTTGGCGGAAGCCTCGGCGTGATCTACGGCGATGGCGTCAAGGACAGTGGTTTTGCCGGCCTCGAGCTGGGCGGCAAATACTACGTACGCGAGAAAACCTATCTGCTGGGACGCGTGGAATACCAGTGGCTGTTCAGCAGCTCCAGCGACGTCGATGACGCATTCAGAGACGACGGCGCCTGGGCCTACACCTTGGGCATGGGTTACAACTTCTAA
- a CDS encoding DUF3185 family protein, which produces MSIIQIIGIVLLITGAVLLYFGYQATQSAGEQIFETFTGRFTDSTTWYLILGVAASISGLIMLFIRGG; this is translated from the coding sequence ATGAGCATCATACAGATCATCGGCATTGTCCTGCTCATCACCGGAGCCGTCCTTCTTTACTTCGGCTACCAAGCCACTCAGAGTGCCGGTGAGCAGATTTTCGAGACCTTCACAGGCCGGTTCACGGACTCAACCACCTGGTATCTCATCCTCGGTGTCGCGGCGAGCATCAGTGGGTTGATCATGCTATTCATCCGGGGCGGGTGA
- a CDS encoding Crp/Fnr family transcriptional regulator — protein MKSGQNRTPDGPAGNQLLAALPPDEFKRLLPNLERVALPLDETVCEAYFEMKYVYFPVDCIVSLLGITEDGGSAEISVVGNEGIVGVSLFMGGETTPARAVVQAGGQAYRLSGNELKEEFYRGGPMQRLLLRYTQALLTQMAQTVICNRHHTLDQQLCRWLLLSMDRLGNNHLMMTQGLIANMLGVRREGVTEAAGKLQKSGLISYHRGHIEILDREGLEDRTCECYGVVRREYDRLLTNFPQS, from the coding sequence ATGAAAAGTGGGCAAAACAGAACCCCGGACGGTCCGGCCGGGAATCAACTACTGGCGGCGCTTCCGCCTGACGAGTTCAAGCGCCTTTTGCCCAATCTGGAGCGGGTGGCGCTGCCGCTCGATGAGACAGTCTGTGAAGCGTACTTCGAGATGAAGTACGTGTATTTCCCGGTGGATTGTATTGTCTCCTTGCTGGGTATCACAGAAGACGGCGGTTCGGCCGAGATCTCCGTCGTTGGTAATGAGGGCATTGTGGGTGTTTCTTTGTTCATGGGGGGGGAAACCACGCCAGCGAGGGCCGTGGTTCAGGCAGGGGGGCAGGCTTACCGCCTCAGTGGCAATGAGCTGAAGGAGGAGTTCTACCGGGGAGGTCCGATGCAGCGGCTGCTGCTGCGTTACACCCAGGCGTTATTGACCCAGATGGCGCAGACCGTTATCTGCAATCGGCACCACACGCTGGATCAGCAGCTCTGCCGCTGGTTGTTACTGAGCATGGATCGGCTCGGCAATAACCATCTGATGATGACCCAGGGGCTGATCGCCAACATGCTGGGTGTGCGCCGCGAGGGGGTCACTGAGGCCGCGGGTAAGCTGCAGAAGTCCGGCCTGATCAGCTACCACCGCGGCCATATCGAGATCCTGGATCGGGAGGGCCTTGAGGATCGCACCTGCGAGTGTTACGGCGTGGTAAGACGGGAGTACGATCGATTACTGACGAATTTCCCGCAAAGCTGA
- a CDS encoding lmo0937 family membrane protein — protein sequence MLVTIALILLALWALGLMSGVTVGGFVHALLIFAIIIVLVQLISGRRAL from the coding sequence ATGCTCGTCACCATCGCACTCATCCTGCTCGCCCTATGGGCCCTGGGGCTGATGTCTGGCGTCACCGTGGGGGGGTTCGTTCATGCGCTCCTGATATTCGCGATCATCATCGTGCTGGTGCAGCTGATCAGCGGGCGCCGCGCCCTATAG
- a CDS encoding fatty acid desaturase → MNVQASQASVISDPQALRRSLSHYSGPRVSRSVVEILITVIPLVLLWGVAWAALNAGYWVGLIATVPAAGFLVRLFMIQHDCGHGSFFRSRRVNNWVGRVIGVLTLTPFDYWRRSHAIHHASAGNLDRPQIGGIETLTVREYQALPWLHRLRYRLYRHPLVLFGVGPIYVFLLAYRLPLGLMQSGWMPWVSTMGTNLAIALLVAGMIGLVGLGPFLLVQVSITLLAAVVGVWLFYVQHQFEDTYWKHQDDWSFDEAAVHGSSHYVLPGVLRWFSANIGVHHVHHLSCRIPSYRLPEVLRDYPELRDVGRIKLRQSVASVPLALWDEDEQRLVSFKEAWAGERGSDCKST, encoded by the coding sequence ATGAATGTGCAAGCGTCACAAGCCAGTGTCATAAGCGACCCGCAAGCGCTGCGGCGCTCGTTGAGCCACTACAGCGGGCCCCGGGTCTCGCGCAGTGTTGTGGAAATCCTGATTACGGTCATCCCGCTCGTACTGCTGTGGGGGGTGGCGTGGGCTGCCCTGAACGCCGGGTACTGGGTGGGTCTGATCGCCACCGTGCCGGCAGCCGGTTTTCTCGTGCGCTTGTTCATGATCCAGCACGACTGCGGCCACGGATCGTTTTTTCGCTCCCGGCGCGTCAACAACTGGGTCGGACGGGTCATCGGGGTGCTGACCCTGACGCCCTTCGACTATTGGCGTCGCAGTCACGCGATCCACCACGCCAGCGCCGGGAACCTGGACCGCCCGCAGATTGGTGGGATCGAGACGCTGACCGTGCGTGAGTACCAGGCCCTGCCGTGGCTGCATAGACTGCGCTACCGCCTCTACCGCCACCCCTTGGTCCTGTTCGGTGTCGGCCCGATTTACGTCTTTCTGCTGGCCTACCGCCTGCCCCTTGGGCTCATGCAGTCGGGTTGGATGCCGTGGGTCAGCACCATGGGGACCAATCTGGCCATCGCCCTCCTCGTGGCCGGCATGATCGGGCTGGTTGGCCTGGGGCCGTTCCTGCTCGTGCAGGTCTCCATCACACTGCTCGCTGCGGTGGTGGGCGTCTGGCTGTTCTACGTCCAGCACCAGTTCGAAGACACCTACTGGAAGCACCAGGACGACTGGAGCTTCGATGAGGCAGCCGTCCACGGCAGCTCCCACTATGTATTGCCGGGTGTCCTGCGGTGGTTCAGTGCCAATATCGGTGTCCACCATGTCCACCACTTGAGCTGCCGGATACCGTCCTACCGGCTGCCCGAGGTCCTGCGGGATTATCCGGAACTCCGGGACGTGGGCCGAATCAAGCTTCGGCAGAGCGTGGCGTCCGTCCCGCTGGCTCTATGGGATGAAGACGAGCAACGCCTCGTGTCCTTCAAAGAGGCGTGGGCCGGAGAAAGAGGATCCGACTGTAAATCAACCTGA